The Sardina pilchardus chromosome 19, fSarPil1.1, whole genome shotgun sequence genome window below encodes:
- the zgc:112982 gene encoding serine/arginine repetitive matrix protein 1 isoform X2, producing MYRRSPGRRDDRSFSDQYVPGRDFDPPRRVPEMHGPPHWNDARMSREGPPNEWGRFNKEFMAHGNRRPPSPEDYKSRRSPHEYVNRQRSPLRPPPLGYAERRRLSPKAFDEMHGHSPRRLPRERLPSPALAFDHHHRRPSPDWARSEHGAGHHERQEAPGPGRGQRGSRGPSPSPRGRSFNRSQERRPDRMEHGNYPVENQEHYHARSPFSDRSQPKRSDFRDHRPDKSSRDLGHYEEHGGPQKPYSRGPGHAPVIVEHDHGISQHGAVNRGGDGDRRDHVPHAGPPQDRHRRDHVPHAGPPQDRHRREPRHDERVSPRMEPPPKRRRSPSPPPHHPHPHPPPNVRARQKQPSEDHDLPRQFQDRHAGAPAVDVDLRPDRVDHGNYSGPAKWEQQRPDVKQQRGNVGQEITLPRPLFQHRNLNVNREAPAVPRGDASERETLKIKVDMNRHTGQDSSFSHNSDRQLSLDLVNVGRQRLDFLPMLEHSGTFRETQVHSGTFAQEIITLVHQVKEMYFKGENVTLNHRFSSVMTATPEEDEEPAMDRRIKVSVPDTMPIFSKIENMQKRPQTCDPGDLRHDLERRRQERLEGVKVTISGASFSQAATESVEAEPVFEEDDRMGVEDDHRWAGEGPEEQREWGGQMPDMHQRMPGPNRRNFKRRFNRPGAQPGPNRRQYHNSANGANW from the exons ATGTATAGAAGGAGCCCTGGAAGACGAGATGACAGATCTTTTTCAGACCAGTATGTCCCGGGTCGTGATTTCGACCCACCACGGAGGGTTCCGGAGATGCACGGCCCCCCTCATTGGAATGACGCGCGCATGTCAAGGGAAGGACCCCCAAACGAATGGGGCAGGTTCAATAAAGAGTTCATGGCACACGGCAACAGAAGACCACCGTCACCAGAGGACTACAAGTCCAGACGTTCGCCCCATGAGTATGTGAATCGTCAGAGAAGCCCCCTCAGACCTCCACCGCTGGGATATGCAGAGCGGAGGCGCTTATCTCCAAAAGCCTTTGACGAAATGCACGGCCATTCTCCCCGTCGGCTTCCCAGAGAGCGACTACCATCGCCGGCGTTGGCTTTTGACCATCACCACAGACGCCCGTCCCCCGACTGGGCCAGGAGCGAGCATGGCGCCGGGCATCATGAGCGGCAGGAGGCGCCGGGTCCAGGCCGAGGCCAGAGGGGATCCCGCGgacccagccccagccccagagGAAGATCATTTAACCGCTCGCAAGAGAGGAGGCCGGATCGGATGGAGCACGGAAATTACCCTGTGGAAAACCAGGAGCATTACCATGCCAGGAGCCCGTTTTCAGATAG GTCACAACCCAAGAGGTCAGACTTTAGAGACCATCGCCCGGATAAGAGCTCCAGAGATCTGGGTCATTACGAGGAGCACGGGGGCCCTCAAAAGCCCTACAGCCGAGGCCCAGGCCATGCACCCGTCATTGTAGAGCACGACCACGGCATCTCCCAGCATGGAGCAGTGAACAGAGGTGGAGACGGAGACCGAAGAGACCATGTCCCACATGCAGGACCTCCACAGGATAGACACCGGAGAGATCATGTCCCACATGCAGGACCTCCACAGGATAGACACCGGAGAGAGCCCAGACATGATGAGCGAGTGTCGCCAAGGATGGAGCCTCCCcccaagaggaggagaagtccttctcctcctcctcatcatcctcatcctcatcctcctcccaaTGTTCGAGCAAGGCAAAAGCAGCCATCAGAAGATCATGATCTACCACGTCAGTTCCAGGATCGTCACGCTGGAGCACCGGCTGTAGACGTGGATTTGAGGCCAGACAGAGTGGACCATGGAAACTATTCAGGCCCAGCAAAGTGGGAACAGCAAAGACCAGATGTTAAGCAGCAAAGAGGCAATGTGGGACAGGAGATCACTCTGCCCAGGCCACTGTTTCAACACAGGAATCTGAACGTGAACAGAGAGGCGCCCGCAGTGCCGAGAGGTGACGCTAGCGAACGAGAAACCCTCAAGATCAAGGTGGACATGAATCGACACACGGGTCAGGACAG CTCTTTCAGCCACAACTCCGACAGACAGCTGTCTTTGGACCTCGTCAATGTGGGTCGACAACGACTGGACTTCCTGCCTATGCTGGAGCATTCTGGGACGTTCAGGGAGACCCAGGTGCACAGTGGCACTTTTGCCCAGGAGATCATCACTCTGGTCCATCAAGTCAAAG AAATGTACTTTAAAGGTGAAAATGTCACCCTGAACCATCGCTTCTCCAGTGTTATGACCGCTACTCCTGAGGAGGATGAAGAACCTGCCATGGACAG aaggataaaagtgtctgtaccTGATACGATGCCAATTTTCTCGAAGATTGAGAACATGCAG AAACGGCCGCAGACCTGCGACCCAGGGGACCTTCGCCATGACCTTGAGAGGCGAAGACAGGAACGTCTAGAGGGTGTGAAGGTCACCATTTCTGGTGCCAGCTTCTCTCAAGCTGCGACTGAAAG tgtggaagCTGAGCCTGTTTTTGAGGAGGATGATAGGATGGGTGTTGAAGATGACCATCGCTGGGCCGGGGAGGGcccagaggaacagagggagtgGGGTGGTCAAATG CCTGACATGCACCAGAGAATGCCTGGCCCAAACCGGAGGAACTTCAAGCGCCGGTTTAACCGCCCTGGCGCTCAGCCCGGCCCCAACAGGCGTCAGTACCACAACAGTGCCAACG GTGCCAACTGGTAA
- the zgc:112982 gene encoding serine/arginine repetitive matrix protein 1 isoform X1, whose translation MYRRSPGRRDDRSFSDQYVPGRDFDPPRRVPEMHGPPHWNDARMSREGPPNEWGRFNKEFMAHGNRRPPSPEDYKSRRSPHEYVNRQRSPLRPPPLGYAERRRLSPKAFDEMHGHSPRRLPRERLPSPALAFDHHHRRPSPDWARSEHGAGHHERQEAPGPGRGQRGSRGPSPSPRGRSFNRSQERRPDRMEHGNYPVENQEHYHARSPFSDRSQPKRSDFRDHRPDKSSRDLGHYEEHGGPQKPYSRGPGHAPVIVEHDHGISQHGAVNRGGDGDRRDHVPHAGPPQDRHRRDHVPHAGPPQDRHRREPRHDERVSPRMEPPPKRRRSPSPPPHHPHPHPPPNVRARQKQPSEDHDLPRQFQDRHAGAPAVDVDLRPDRVDHGNYSGPAKWEQQRPDVKQQRGNVGQEITLPRPLFQHRNLNVNREAPAVPRGDASERETLKIKVDMNRHTGQDSSSFSHNSDRQLSLDLVNVGRQRLDFLPMLEHSGTFRETQVHSGTFAQEIITLVHQVKEMYFKGENVTLNHRFSSVMTATPEEDEEPAMDRRIKVSVPDTMPIFSKIENMQKRPQTCDPGDLRHDLERRRQERLEGVKVTISGASFSQAATESVEAEPVFEEDDRMGVEDDHRWAGEGPEEQREWGGQMPDMHQRMPGPNRRNFKRRFNRPGAQPGPNRRQYHNSANGANW comes from the exons ATGTATAGAAGGAGCCCTGGAAGACGAGATGACAGATCTTTTTCAGACCAGTATGTCCCGGGTCGTGATTTCGACCCACCACGGAGGGTTCCGGAGATGCACGGCCCCCCTCATTGGAATGACGCGCGCATGTCAAGGGAAGGACCCCCAAACGAATGGGGCAGGTTCAATAAAGAGTTCATGGCACACGGCAACAGAAGACCACCGTCACCAGAGGACTACAAGTCCAGACGTTCGCCCCATGAGTATGTGAATCGTCAGAGAAGCCCCCTCAGACCTCCACCGCTGGGATATGCAGAGCGGAGGCGCTTATCTCCAAAAGCCTTTGACGAAATGCACGGCCATTCTCCCCGTCGGCTTCCCAGAGAGCGACTACCATCGCCGGCGTTGGCTTTTGACCATCACCACAGACGCCCGTCCCCCGACTGGGCCAGGAGCGAGCATGGCGCCGGGCATCATGAGCGGCAGGAGGCGCCGGGTCCAGGCCGAGGCCAGAGGGGATCCCGCGgacccagccccagccccagagGAAGATCATTTAACCGCTCGCAAGAGAGGAGGCCGGATCGGATGGAGCACGGAAATTACCCTGTGGAAAACCAGGAGCATTACCATGCCAGGAGCCCGTTTTCAGATAG GTCACAACCCAAGAGGTCAGACTTTAGAGACCATCGCCCGGATAAGAGCTCCAGAGATCTGGGTCATTACGAGGAGCACGGGGGCCCTCAAAAGCCCTACAGCCGAGGCCCAGGCCATGCACCCGTCATTGTAGAGCACGACCACGGCATCTCCCAGCATGGAGCAGTGAACAGAGGTGGAGACGGAGACCGAAGAGACCATGTCCCACATGCAGGACCTCCACAGGATAGACACCGGAGAGATCATGTCCCACATGCAGGACCTCCACAGGATAGACACCGGAGAGAGCCCAGACATGATGAGCGAGTGTCGCCAAGGATGGAGCCTCCCcccaagaggaggagaagtccttctcctcctcctcatcatcctcatcctcatcctcctcccaaTGTTCGAGCAAGGCAAAAGCAGCCATCAGAAGATCATGATCTACCACGTCAGTTCCAGGATCGTCACGCTGGAGCACCGGCTGTAGACGTGGATTTGAGGCCAGACAGAGTGGACCATGGAAACTATTCAGGCCCAGCAAAGTGGGAACAGCAAAGACCAGATGTTAAGCAGCAAAGAGGCAATGTGGGACAGGAGATCACTCTGCCCAGGCCACTGTTTCAACACAGGAATCTGAACGTGAACAGAGAGGCGCCCGCAGTGCCGAGAGGTGACGCTAGCGAACGAGAAACCCTCAAGATCAAGGTGGACATGAATCGACACACGGGTCAGGACAG CAGCTCTTTCAGCCACAACTCCGACAGACAGCTGTCTTTGGACCTCGTCAATGTGGGTCGACAACGACTGGACTTCCTGCCTATGCTGGAGCATTCTGGGACGTTCAGGGAGACCCAGGTGCACAGTGGCACTTTTGCCCAGGAGATCATCACTCTGGTCCATCAAGTCAAAG AAATGTACTTTAAAGGTGAAAATGTCACCCTGAACCATCGCTTCTCCAGTGTTATGACCGCTACTCCTGAGGAGGATGAAGAACCTGCCATGGACAG aaggataaaagtgtctgtaccTGATACGATGCCAATTTTCTCGAAGATTGAGAACATGCAG AAACGGCCGCAGACCTGCGACCCAGGGGACCTTCGCCATGACCTTGAGAGGCGAAGACAGGAACGTCTAGAGGGTGTGAAGGTCACCATTTCTGGTGCCAGCTTCTCTCAAGCTGCGACTGAAAG tgtggaagCTGAGCCTGTTTTTGAGGAGGATGATAGGATGGGTGTTGAAGATGACCATCGCTGGGCCGGGGAGGGcccagaggaacagagggagtgGGGTGGTCAAATG CCTGACATGCACCAGAGAATGCCTGGCCCAAACCGGAGGAACTTCAAGCGCCGGTTTAACCGCCCTGGCGCTCAGCCCGGCCCCAACAGGCGTCAGTACCACAACAGTGCCAACG GTGCCAACTGGTAA